The genomic DNA CCTGATCGACCTGACCGGCGTGCTCACCTTCGGCTCCACTGCCTGGGCCATGGTGGCCAGCATGGGTTCCACCTTCAAGATCGCGGCCTGCGGACTGAGCCCCGCCGCCAAGCAGACCTTCTACGCCTGGGGATTTGATACCACCATCGCCGTCTATCCCGACGAAGACACCTATTTCACGACCCAGTAAGGAGATTCCATGCAGGACAGCATCAGCAAGTGCATAGAAGACATCGAGAAACAGATTCTCGACGTGGCCAGCTCCGGCTCCGGTGCCGGAGAAGCGGTCAATGCGCTCGGCCTGTCCCACATGAAGCTCTCCAGCGCGAGCGTCATCACCATTCTCGACATGCTGACCGACGGCATCACCCCGGTCAACGATGATATCGTCACGGCCATGCTCGGCGTGTGCGAGGCGCAAAAGCGGTTCCTCTTCGCCGTGGGCGGCCTGCTCCACACCGACGCAACATCCCTTGGCAGGAACGCACCCAGGAGCAAGGCCATAGCCAGGCCGGACTTCGAGGACGAGGCCGAGGCGGCCAGGGCCTTCATGGACCCCGCAGCCATGGCCGAAGGGGAGCCAAAGTGCGACCTCGATGCCCAGGAGACAGGGGAGCAAGCCGACCCGGAGCAGGAGTCCGAACCGGACGTCAAATGCGACCCCAAGACCAAGGGCGGCACACCCGCAACCCAGGCCATCTCGTCCATCCGCGTGCCCACGGACCGGCTGGACCGGGTCATCGAGCTGGTGGGCAAGCTCATGGTCACCTACGCGGTCATCGCCCAGGGCGGGGCGCGCAATCTCGCCCAGATGGCCGCGTCGCTGCGCGAGCTCGACAACGTCATCAGCCGCTTGCAAAAAGAGGTGGACGCCATCCGACTGGTGCCCCTGAAACAGATTTTCATGCCCATGCACCGGCTGGTCAGGAGCCTGAGCCAGAAGATCGGCAAAAGACTCGAATTCACCGTGCAGGGCGATGACCTGGCCCTGGACAAGACCATTGTCGAGAGTCTCAACGAGCCCCTGGTGCACCTGCTGCGCAATGCGGTGGACCATGGCCTGGAGACCACCGAGGGCCGCAAGCAGGCAGGCAAGGACGAGACCGGCAACGTCATCCTCGCGGCCTGGCGCAAGGGCGACACCGCCTTTATCCAGGTGCGCGACGACGGACGCGGACTGGACCCGGACCGCATCCTGAACAAGGCCCTGGAAAAAGGACTTGCCGACCCGGACAAGCACTACGAGACAGCGGAAATCCTCCAGTTCGTGCTCCAATCGGGCTTCTCCACAGCCGAGACTATCACCGATGTCTCCGGGCGCGGCGTGGGCATGGACGCGGTGGTCAACTCCATCCGCAACACCCTTGACGGCGACATCGCCATCGAGAGCACGCTGGGCAAGGGCGCGGCCTTCACCATCTCCATCCCCCTGGACCGCTCGGCCAACGAGGGCATCGTGGAAGCCCTGGTCTGCAAGGTGGGCGGCGACACCTTCATCGTCCCCAGCCGCGACGTGGTCGAGATATACATGCCCAAGATCCACGACGTGGTGGAGCTACCCGACGGGCGCGAAACCGTGGACGTGCGCGGCGAGGTCCACTCGCTGCTGCGGCTGGCCGACCTGCTGGGGCTCACCCCGGAGGTGACCGACATCGAGATGGCCCAGGCCATCGTGGTCCGGGTGGGCGACTACAAGGCCGCCATCCTGGTGGACGAAGTCCTCAGGCAGCAACAGGTGGTCATCACCGGCTTCACCGTGCCGGTCGAGGAAATCTTCCATGTGCCCATCCTCGGCTACGGCATGATGGGCGAATCCGACGCCCTGGTCATCGACACCGAGGAAATCCTGCAATACTTCCAGGAACGGCGCGCCATGGCGCGAACATCTTGACTTGGCCACCCCTGTGGGCATAGTTAGCCAGTCTCAGGTGTCCACCAAGGATTGAAAAGGGAATCCCGTGCAAATC from Pseudodesulfovibrio aespoeensis Aspo-2 includes the following:
- a CDS encoding chemotaxis protein CheA, with the translated sequence MQDSISKCIEDIEKQILDVASSGSGAGEAVNALGLSHMKLSSASVITILDMLTDGITPVNDDIVTAMLGVCEAQKRFLFAVGGLLHTDATSLGRNAPRSKAIARPDFEDEAEAARAFMDPAAMAEGEPKCDLDAQETGEQADPEQESEPDVKCDPKTKGGTPATQAISSIRVPTDRLDRVIELVGKLMVTYAVIAQGGARNLAQMAASLRELDNVISRLQKEVDAIRLVPLKQIFMPMHRLVRSLSQKIGKRLEFTVQGDDLALDKTIVESLNEPLVHLLRNAVDHGLETTEGRKQAGKDETGNVILAAWRKGDTAFIQVRDDGRGLDPDRILNKALEKGLADPDKHYETAEILQFVLQSGFSTAETITDVSGRGVGMDAVVNSIRNTLDGDIAIESTLGKGAAFTISIPLDRSANEGIVEALVCKVGGDTFIVPSRDVVEIYMPKIHDVVELPDGRETVDVRGEVHSLLRLADLLGLTPEVTDIEMAQAIVVRVGDYKAAILVDEVLRQQQVVITGFTVPVEEIFHVPILGYGMMGESDALVIDTEEILQYFQERRAMARTS